Proteins from a single region of Acinonyx jubatus isolate Ajub_Pintada_27869175 chromosome D3, VMU_Ajub_asm_v1.0, whole genome shotgun sequence:
- the MC5R gene encoding melanocortin receptor 5, with product MNSSFHVLFLDLNLNATEGNFSGPNVKNKSSPCEEMGIAVEVFLTLGLISLLENILVIGAIVKNKNLHSPMYFFVCSLAVADMLVSMSNTWETITIYLINNKHLVIADAFVRHIDNVFDSMICISVVASMCSLLAIAVDRYVTIFYALRYHHIMTVKRSGVIIACIWTFCTGCGIVFIIYYESTYVIICLISMFFTMLFLMASLYIHMFLLARAHVKRIAALRGYSSVRQMTSMKGAVTLTMLLGIFIVCWAPFFLHLILMISCPQNLYCSCFMSYFNMYLILIMCNSVIDPLIYAFRSQEMRKSFKEIICCHTFRIPCRFLGRY from the coding sequence ATGAATTCCTCATTTCACGTGCTTTTCTTGGATCTCAACCTGAATGCCACAGAAGGCAACTTTTCAGGACCAAATGTCAAGAACAAATCTTCCCCATGTGAAGAGATGGGCATCGCTGTGGAAGTGTTTCTGACTCTGGGTCTCATCAGCCTCTTGGAGAACATCTTGGTCATAGGTGCCATAGTGAAAAACAAGAACTTACACTCCCCCATGTATTTCTTTGTGTGCAGTTTAGCAGTAGCTGACATGCTGGTGAGCATGTCTAACACCTGGGAGACCATtaccatatatttaataaataataagcacCTGGTGATAGCAGATGCCTTTGTGCGTCACATTGACAATGTGTTTGACTCCATGATCTGCATTTCTGTGGTGGCCTCCATGTGCAGTTTGCTGGCCATTGCAGTGGATAGGTATGTCACCATCTTCTATGCTCTGCGCTACCACCACATCATGACAGTGAAGCGTTCTGGGGTAATTATTGCGTGTATCTGGACCTTTTGCACAGGCTGTGGCATTGTTTTCATCATTTACTATGAATCCACTTATGTCATCATTTGCCTCATCTCCATGTTCTTTACCATGTTGTTCCTCATGGCgtctctatatatacacatgttcCTCCTGGCAAGGGCTCATGTCAAGCGGATAGCAGCTCTCCGTGGATACAGCTCCGTGCGGCAAATGACCAGCATGAAAGGAGCTGTCACCCTGACTATGCTGCTGGGCATTTTTATCGTGTGCTGGGCTCCGTTCTTTCTCCATcttattttgatgatttcttgCCCCCAGAACCTCTACTGTTCTTGCTTTATGTCTTACTTTAATATGTACCTTATACTCATCATGTGTAATTCTGTGATTGATCCTCTGATATATGCCTTCCGCAGCCAGGAGATGAGGAAGTCCTTTAAAGAGATTATTTGTTGCCATACCTTCAGAATACCCTGTAGGTTCCTTGGCAGGTATTAA